Genomic window (Desulfuromonas sp.):
TGTGTCGTCTCCGCCCAGACGAGAGCAATCTGCCCGGTGCCGTTCGAGGCGAGCTTAAAATCGGCCAGGTTGGTCGTATATTCGTCGGTGCGAATAACGGAACGGTTGGCAAAGTCGAAGTTGGTCACTCCACTTACTTCGTTGCCGCGCAACCATGCCATGACGACATCACCTGTCGGGTCGAAAGCCAGCTGCGGATTATCGTCGGCCAGAACGTCAGAGGTCAACTGAACCATCTGGTTCCAGGCGCCGCCGTACTCGAGATGGAAGAGTTCGTGGTCTTCGACCGTCGCACTGTTCCCGTCCGTATCCATGGTCAGAACGATATCGGCCCGGGTGCCGTCATAGACCACATCGTATTTAACAATGTAGTTCGGGACCGTCGCCACCACCTCGGGTGCGCTCCAGTCGGCACCGTTCCACCAGGCAGCCATGATGGTGTTGGGGGCGACACCGCTGCCCTGAATGTCGTTCTGATCGTTGGCGATCCAGATCAGGAGAAGATCGGCGGCGAAACTTCCTGCCAGTTGAGGGGTGCGATCCAGAATGCTATTGGCCGTCAAAGTCTTTTCCGGCCCCCAGGTCTGCGTGGTCGGATTGTAGACGGATGTGGAGATTTCCATGTTGGCAGTCACGTCCTCGAGTTCAGGAAGGGTCGTATTGTCAATCACGGTGCTCAGGTCTTCCCAAACCGCCATGACTGAACCGTCGCCCGAAGTGAACAGGTTTGGATGAAAGTCAGCGGTCCCGTCGTCGGCAATCGCCACCGGAGTCGACCAGGCCGAACCGCTCCAACCGGACCAGACCAGCTCCGTCCGGTTGGGAGCCAAAATCGCACCGACGTCCCGCGCCGGGTCATCGTACAGCCAGGCGAGATCGAGATGTGAACCGCCGGCAGACAAGGTTGCCTGCGAGCGAGGATAGATAGTCGTCTGGATCGGCGTTAGAGAAGGACCGCTATCCCCGTCACCCAAGGCCTGCACCTTCGGAATCGTTCCCCCATCGAAGACCGCATAGTCGGGGCGCACCAAATAATTTCTCGCGATCAAGCTCGGCCCGCGTGCAGGCGTCATCCTCAAAGGAGATGCCAGGGGGGGCGAACCGTTGCTTGCAAGTAGGTCGAGCGTTTTGCGGAACAGCTCGACTTCGTAGGAGAAAATCCACACATAAGCCGTCGCGCCCGCGTTGACATACAAAGACGCTTCATTGAGGGGGGGCTGAACGGGGAACTGGAAGCCGATGTCGGCCCCGCCGCCGACCCAACCTTCGAGGGCGGCAACCCCATCGACACCAGCGGCGATCGTACCCCTCAGGTAAGGACCGATATCGAGTTTCCCATTGAACTGCGGTTCGGGCAGCAGGTCTTCAATTCCCAGATTGAAGCCGAGGGCCAAATCGGCCGAGGCCTTGTAGTAGCCGGGAATCGGCGGAGTGACCGGCGTGATAATGACCGTCGGCCAGGTGACCGAAGCGCTTATCGCGGCTTCGACACCGATGTAACCGCCGTAGTTCCAGCTGCAGATCTCATCCTCGAACTCGCCGACCAGGGAGAACGTGGGGGTAAATTCCATCTCCATCCCGGCGACCCGCTGCTTGCCCTTGGCATCTTTCAGCCCCTTTTTCCAGGCATCCTTCAGTGACTCCGAGGGCTCGTCGTCCCCGCCGAAACCAGAACCGGAAAGAACGTATTCCAATTCATTCCCGTCAATCTCACTTTCCACCGTCGGCACGAAATCCAGTTCGATCGCCCCGCCGCTGAAAAGCGGCACATCGCTCGGGATCATGTCCTGGGGAATCATCGCTGTCAGCAGATCGATCGGGCCGGGCGCCCCCTTATACGAAAAGGAGTCGTCTCCCCACAGCGGAGGCGGAACAAACTCCATCGCCGGCATGTACGCGGGCCGGGGCATTATCGAGAACGGCGCCACCGAATTCTGTGTAACGGTGCCGTCGGCACTTACCGCTTGGACATAGAGTTTGGAACAGACATCCAAGTCCCCGACATTGTAACTCTTTGAGGCCGAAGCCAGGGTCGTCACCTGATCTTGCGCGCCAACACCGACGATCGAGGTTCCATTGGACGAGGTGAAATGAACATCCCCTTTGGGATGGACCCCCCACTTGACGTCGACCGTATAAGTCACGTCGTGGTCAATCCCTTCCACGAAATAGGCATGATCGGAATATTTCGAATTGATTACGACAATGGCCATGTTGTCGCCAACGGTCGAATAGAGCTTATAGTTGCGGATCAGCGTCCCGCCCGGGGCAACGCTGATCGCCTCTTCCTGAGTGAAAAACCCCGCCCTTTCCACCTTGATGTTCTGACTGCCGCCAGGCACGGTCATCGAATAGAGACCGTCCGAACCGGTGGAGGAAGAGGCCCCTGCAACGGATACTGTTGCGCCACTCAACGGGGCGCCGGCGGAATTTAAAACCCGGCCCTGAAGCGTCGCCTCCGACTTTACGAAAATCGCGTTGATCGAATGAGGCCTGTCGATATCGCTGAATGTGTAGGACGTCACGGCACCGATGGGTCTTCCGTCAACAACGACGTCTTTGAGCAGGTAACCCGAATCGGAGCTGATCACGTAGGTCTGCGAGGTCCCGTAGACCTTGGTCACGCTGCCGGCAGGGAAGATGGCACCATGGGCCGACGCGCTCGAGGTCAGCACGTAGCGGCTGGCCTCCACGTCGAAGGTCATGAAGTACGAATTTTGGCTGAATTCCGTCCCGTCAAAGACCCGGAAGGCGAAGCTGTCGTATCCGACCCCGGACTCGTTGGGCGCCGGGGTGAAGACCAGGCTGCCGAGGTCGTTTGCCGAGACAACCTGGTTGACGCCAACCGCCGAAGATCCCAGGGAGAGGGAGCCGTCCGCCGGCAGATAGGTGACCTGGATGCCCTTGAGCACATCCCCGTCGATGTCGTTGAAGGCGAAGTCGCTCCCGGAGAAGCGGTAGGGGGTGTTCTGCGTGGTCTGGACCGTGTTGCTCGCCGAGGTCGGCCTGTCGTTGGTCGGCGCGATAGCCAGGCGTACCGCAACGGCATGGATCGATGCGTCCGAAGCGTCCTCCACCCGGTAGGCGAAATCCTGGTCCGCAGTGGAATTGGCCACCGGTTCGAAGATGACCCGGCTCTGGGAGTCCGTCACCACGGTCGGGACGGAGGTAATCATCGCGCCGGGGCTGGTGCCGTTGGAGGCCTGGTAAAGCTGACCCAACTGGGGCAGTGCGGTAATCGTCGCCGAGAGGCTGTCGCCTTCGGTATCGGCACCGGCCAGGGCAACGGTCACCCGGTTGTCCTCGAGGCCGTTGACCACGACCTTGCGACTGGTCATCTGGCCGGCGACCCAGTCGGACGCTGACATTTGGCCGCCGAGGGTGCCGTCGTTACCGTCGCCGGACAGGTCGTCGATTTTGAAACCGGTCGCCTCGTCCATCGGCCAGTAGCCGACCAGGTTCGCTTCATCGCCCGCCAGGGGCTGGTTCATGGTCCGGCGTATTTCGGTGACCGTGCGCGGGACGCTCCACAGCCGGACTTCGTCAATCGCGCCGACGAAGGGCTCGAAATCGAGCTGCCCCGAACCGGAGTAGGTCAGACCCATGGTCAGGTTCTGGCCGGACGCCAGGGGGTTGAAGGCGTTGCCGGTGGTGCCGACCGAAACGCCGTCGACGAACACCTCGCTGTCGGAACCGCTGTCCACCAGGGCGATGTGATACCACTCCCCTTCCGTCGTCGCGAAACCGACGGTATTGAAGCTGGTCCCGTTCCACAGCCCGATCGCGGTGGCGGAAAGGTGCACGCTGTAGCGCGTCTCGCTGCCGGAGAAGCCGCGGTTGGCGAGGACGCAGGTGTTGCCCACGGTCGGCCCGCGCTTGACCCAGAACTCGATGGTGCCGTCCGCAAGGTCGAGGGAGGCATCAGGCGCCACGAGGACATGGTCGTTGATCCCGTCGAATTCGAGGGCGGAGCCGAGGCCGATGCCCGCGACCGGGGCGTCGTTGACCGCCGTGACCGACACGCTCAGATCATACGCTTCACTGGTCGCCTGGCCATCGCTGACTTCGACCGGCACCGTCAGGGTGCCGCTGAAATCCGGCACCGGCACGATCGTCGCACCGTAGACGTGGTAGTTGCTGCCGGAGAGGACGGTCAGGGTGAAATCATCGGGCCAGGTGCTGTCGACATCGCTGACGGTCACATCGTCCAAGGTAATCGCCAGTGGCGTGTCTTCCGGAGTGCCCAAGACGGACTGCCCGGTCAGCACCGGGGTGTCGTTGACCGCGCCAATGTTCAGCGCGAACGTGTCGCTGGCCGTGTCGCTCCCGTCGGAGACCGTCAGGGTGATCGTGACATCGCCCGTCTGGTTCTTTTCCGGGGTGATCGTCACCGTGCGGCTGGCGCCGCTGCCGACGACGACAATTCCGGCGTCGGCAACCAGTGCCTGGTCGCTGGAAGACGCCGTCACGGTCAGGCTGCCCGCCGCCGTCTCGATATCACCCACGACAAACCCGATCGGGCTCGTAGCGGTATCCTCCTGCGTGGACTGGTTGCCGACATCTGTAATGGTCGGCACGTCGTTGACGGCGTTGACGGTCACGCTGAGGTTGTAGGAATTGCTGTCCGCCGTGCCGTCATTGACCTTGACCGGCACCGTCAGGGTGCCGTTGAAGTTCGCCGCCGGGGTGATCGTGTTGCCGCTACGCGTGTAGTTGCTGCCATTTTGCACCGCGAGGGTGAAACCCGTCGGGTAGCTGTTGTCCACGTCGGTGACGTTCAAATCGCCGAAAACGATCGTCCGCTACGCGTCCTCGCCCACGGTGATCGCGCCTTGGCCCGTTACCGTCGGCGCGTCGTTGACCGCGGTGACGGTCACCACGAAGGTGTCCGTCGCCGACAGGCTGCCGTCCGATACCGCCAGAGTGATCGTTGCGGTCCCGGTTTCATCGCTCGCCGGGGTCACGGTCACGCTGCGACTGCCGCCGCTGCCGCCGATGGCGAGGTTGCTGTTCGGCACCAGGGTCGTGTTGCTGGAACTCGCCGTGACGGTCAGGCTGCTCGACGCCGCCTCAATATCACTCACGACAAACCCGATCGGACTCGTCGCGGTATCTTCAGGCGTAGACTGGTTGCCGACATCCGTAATGGCCGGCACGTCGTTGACGGCATTGACGGTCAGGACAAAGGTGTCGCTCTGGGTGTCGAGGCCGTCATCGACCGTCACTGTGATCGTCGCACTGCCGAACTGATTGGCCGCCGGAATCAGGGTCAGGGTCCGACTGGTGCCGCTACCGCCGAGCGAAATGTGGCCATTCGGGACCAGCGCCGTGTTGCTGGAACTGGCCGTCACGAGCAGGCTGGCGGCTGCCGACTCGGTGTCGCCCACGATGAACGAAATCGCACCCGTCGCAACGTCCTCGGGCGTGCTCCGGTTGGCGATGTCGGAGATCGTGGGCAGGTCGTTCACCGGACCGACAGTCAGAACGAAGCTGTCATTGGTTGAATCGGTCCCGTCCGAGACCGTCACCGTGATCATCGCGCTGCCCGACTGATTGGCTGCCGGAATCAGCGTAATGTTCCGGTTTGCACCGCTTCCACCAAGGCTGATATTGCCGTTAGGAACCAGCGCCGTATTGCTGGAACTGGCCGTTACCGTCAGACTTGCAGCAGCCGTTTCCACATCGCCCAGGGCAAACGGGATCGGCCCCGCGGTCACGTCCTCGGGTGTGCTCCGGTTGGCGATGTCGGTAATCGTCGGCACATCGTTCACGGCATTGACCGTCACGCTCAGGTTGAAGGTATTGCTGTCCGCCGCGCCGTCGTTGACCTTGACCGGCACGGTCAGGGTGCCGTTGAAATTCGCCGTCGAGGTGATCGTGTTGCCGATGCAGGTATAATTGACGCCGCCGAGCACCGCGAGGCTGAACCCGGTCGGGTAGCTGTCGTCCACGTCGGAAACGCTCACATCGCCGAACACAATCGTTCGTGACATGTCCTCGTCCAAGGTGACGGCGCCCTGGCCCGTAATCGTCGGGGCATCGTTCACGGCGTTGACCGTCACGCTCAGGTTGAAGGTATTGCTGTTCGCCGCACCGTCGTTGACCACCACCGGCACCGTCAGGGTGCCGGTGAAGTTCGCCGCCGGGGTGATCGTGTTGCCGCT
Coding sequences:
- a CDS encoding tandem-95 repeat protein yields the protein MNVTDVDNSYPTGFTLAVQNGSNYTRSGNTITPAANFNGTLTVPVKVNDGTADSNSYNLSVTVNAVNDVPTITDVGNQSTQEDTATSPIGFVVGDIETAAGSLTVTASSSDQALVADAGIVVVGSGASRTVTITPEKNQTGDVTITLTVSDGSDTASDTFALNIGAVNDTPVLTGQSVLGTPEDTPLAITLDDVTVSDVDSTWPDDFTLTVLSGSNYHVYGATIVPVPDFSGTLTVPVEVSDGQATSEAYDLSVSVTAVNDAPVAGIGLGSALEFDGINDHVLVAPDASLDLADGTIEFWVKRGPTVGNTCVLANRGFSGSETRYSVHLSATAIGLWNGTSFNTVGFATTEGEWYHIALVDSGSDSEVFVDGVSVGTTGNAFNPLASGQNLTMGLTYSGSGQLDFEPFVGAIDEVRLWSVPRTVTEIRRTMNQPLAGDEANLVGYWPMDEATGFKIDDLSGDGNDGTLGGQMSASDWVAGQMTSRKVVVNGLEDNRVTVALAGADTEGDSLSATITALPQLGQLYQASNGTSPGAMITSVPTVVTDSQSRVIFEPVANSTADQDFAYRVEDASDASIHAVAVRLAIAPTNDRPTSASNTVQTTQNTPYRFSGSDFAFNDIDGDVLKGIQVTYLPADGSLSLGSSAVGVNQVVSANDLGSLVFTPAPNESGVGYDSFAFRVFDGTEFSQNSYFMTFDVEASRYVLTSSASAHGAIFPAGSVTKVYGTSQTYVISSDSGYLLKDVVVDGRPIGAVTSYTFSDIDRPHSINAIFVKSEATLQGRVLNSAGAPLSGATVSVAGASSSTGSDGLYSMTVPGGSQNIKVERAGFFTQEEAISVAPGGTLIRNYKLYSTVGDNMAIVVINSKYSDHAYFVEGIDHDVTYTVDVKWGVHPKGDVHFTSSNGTSIVGVGAQDQVTTLASASKSYNVGDLDVCSKLYVQAVSADGTVTQNSVAPFSIMPRPAYMPAMEFVPPPLWGDDSFSYKGAPGPIDLLTAMIPQDMIPSDVPLFSGGAIELDFVPTVESEIDGNELEYVLSGSGFGGDDEPSESLKDAWKKGLKDAKGKQRVAGMEMEFTPTFSLVGEFEDEICSWNYGGYIGVEAAISASVTWPTVIITPVTPPIPGYYKASADLALGFNLGIEDLLPEPQFNGKLDIGPYLRGTIAAGVDGVAALEGWVGGGADIGFQFPVQPPLNEASLYVNAGATAYVWIFSYEVELFRKTLDLLASNGSPPLASPLRMTPARGPSLIARNYLVRPDYAVFDGGTIPKVQALGDGDSGPSLTPIQTTIYPRSQATLSAGGSHLDLAWLYDDPARDVGAILAPNRTELVWSGWSGSAWSTPVAIADDGTADFHPNLFTSGDGSVMAVWEDLSTVIDNTTLPELEDVTANMEISTSVYNPTTQTWGPEKTLTANSILDRTPQLAGSFAADLLLIWIANDQNDIQGSGVAPNTIMAAWWNGADWSAPEVVATVPNYIVKYDVVYDGTRADIVLTMDTDGNSATVEDHELFHLEYGGAWNQMVQLTSDVLADDNPQLAFDPTGDVVMAWLRGNEVSGVTNFDFANRSVIRTDEYTTNLADFKLASNGTGQIALVWAETTQSEIEPDMPSSDIKTIFYDPILDVWGHPRQLTSDPEIEQAITAAFVDDTLFSVYNRTEMVKISEEVVTGGGDTLTVNSFEAGTTGLYMLEHQISSNLSVAEDGIAMTPPNPLPGTPVTLGAQIENIGDTGAEDVIVAFYNGSPDPANLIDTVVAEGILAPGAAKVVTLDWTIPAGVTNLQISVLVDPDLALEDSDRLNNTLTSSFLEPDLTIATADWEKIGDNYYVTFDVINQGAVDASSTGWVLRGAESGTITSGSVGVLEPYNSTDIEIGPLTANQIANANYTLIIEVDQNNALQEFEEANNAMTLNIDRLMAGMCEPLNYFIDGDGDGYGDHSALPIETCSPPQTGTYVLNDEDRDDSNNTVYPNAPELCDGLDNDQNYRVDDGACAPGETAAGASEPARVPILDGWWLLAAVAAGGGMLRRRRQ